The stretch of DNA TCCAAGCGGTAGAGAAAATTCAGCAATACATTGCGGCGGGTGATGTGTTTCAGGTCAATCTATCAGTCAGACAAGCACGTCCGTTATATGGGGAGCCTTTAGATATTTATCGTCATTTACGGCAGATTAATCCTTCTCCCTATATGGGCTATCTCCATTTCCCTGAGCAACAAGTTATTTGTGGATCACCTGAGCAGCTGATTAAGCTTAGCGGACAAAAGCTAAGTACAAGACCAATCGCTGGCACAAGACCTAGAGGTGGAGATCGTGAGCAAGATCTAAAGCTAGCTCATGAGCTCATTCATCATCCTAAGGAGAGAGCTGAGCATGTCATGCTGGTGGATCTAGAGCGTAATGACCTGGGTAAGGTGGCTGCTTTTGGGACGGTACATGTGGATGAGTTTATGGTGATTGAGGAATATTCCCATGTCATGCATATCGTATCAAATGTACAAGGAGAGCTAGCACCCGAGTATGACGCGTTTGATGTGATTCGGGCTGTGTTTCCTGGAGGTACGATCACAGGAGCGCCTAAGGTGAGAACGATGGAGATTATAGAAGAGCTTGAACCCGTGAGAAGAGGGGTTTACACAGGGGCAATAGGCTGGATAAGCTTTGCTGGAGCTATGGAACTGAATATTACGATCCGCACCATGCTTGTTCAGCAGGAGCAGGTTTATGTGCAGGCGGGAGCGGGAATTGTTATTGATTCCGTACCGCAGAATGAATATCAGGAATCCTTGAACAAGGCGAAAGCTTTGTGGAAGGCGTATGAGCTTAGTGTAACAGAATGGAAGCAAAGTGAGCAGTCACATAAACTAGAGAAGAGCACAGAAGAGACGAGTTTACAGGTATAATCAGGGTTAAAAATATGAGCTGAGAATAGCTGAGGAGGAGATTTAAATGATCGTTATGATCGATAACTATGATTCATTTACGTATAACTTGGTGCAGTATTTAGGAGAGCTAGGGCAGGAGCTTAGGGTGTTTCGTAACGACAAAATTACGATCGCTGAATTAGAGGAGCTGCAGCCTGAGTATCTAATGATTTCCCCAGGACCTTGCACACCAGATGAGGCAGGCATTAGCTTGGATGTGATAAAGCACTTTGCCGGAAAAATTCCTATTTTAGGAGTGTGCCTAGGACATCAAGCGATTGGTCAGGTATTCGGAGGAAAGGTAGTACGAGCGGAAAAGCTTATGCACGGTAAAACCTCACCCGTGTACCATGATGAGAAAACGGTCTTTTTTGAATTGCCTTCCCCTTATGAGGCAACAAGATATCACTCCTTGCTTGTGGAAAAAAGCTCATTACCCGACTGTCTAGAGATTACAGCTTGGACGGAGGAAGGGGAGATCATGGGCCTTCGTCATAAGCAGCTCCCTATTGAAGGAGTACAGTTTCATCCAGAATCGATCATTACGGAGCATGGAAAGCAGCTCCTTCAAAACTTTATTCAGACGTATTCAAGCGCTCCTTCCGTATAAACAATGCTGAAAAAATGATGATAAAAACGATACATCCTATATGAGAACAAATCGGAAAGGTAGGAGAGAAGGCACGTGTATGTGTATTTAAATCATGAGCTTACAGCTGAAGAGAACGCCAAAATATCGATTTTTGATCACGGCTATCTTTATGGGATAGGCTTATTCGAGACTTTCCGAACGTATCGGGGTAAGCCTTTTTTGCTTGAAGAGCATATGCAGCGTTTAGCTTTCGCTTGTCAGGAAATTGGGCTCGAATGGAAGCAAGATTTACCTAGACTTAGAGCTGAAATAACGGACTTACTTACACAGAATGGTCTTGAAGATGGGTATTTTCGTTATAACGTAGCAGCAGGAGCCTATCCGATTGGTTTACCTTCAGCACCATATCAGTCTCTAACAGAAGCGTTATTTGTTAAAGCTCTACCTGAGCCAAGTGGAGAAAAAGTGCTAACCACGTTGAGTTTAAGAAGGAACACGCCTGAAGGCTCTATACGCTTTAAATCTCATCACTACATGAATAATATTTTAGCTAAACAGGAAACACCCCTTGGAGCAGAAGGGGTGTTTCTGACAAAAGAAGGCTATGTGGCAGAGGGGCTTGTCAGCAATCTCTTTTTTGTGCGTGAGGATGAGTTATATACCCCAGCTCTGGAAACGGGAATTTTGAATGGAATCACCAGGGAATTCGTGGTAGAATTAGCCGATGAATGGCATATTCCTGTCCATGAAGGCTTTTTTTCCTTAGAGTTTGCCCAGCAAGCCGACCAGGTTTTTGTGACCAATTCAATTCAGGAGATCGTTCCTGTGACTCGCTGGGATCACATCGAATATGCCCCACATGGAAAAGGAAGTGTAGGGGAAAAGCTAAGAGAGCATTACAAACAAAGTACGCTGCAGAGATGAGGAAAAGACATATGCAAACATCCAAAATTAGTGTGGGACGACATATAATGGACATGGATGCACGAACATATATAATGGGTATTTTGAACGCTACACCGGACTCCTTTTCTGATGGAGGAAATTTTATGCAAGTTGATCGGGCTATAGATCATGTAGCTGAGATGATTGAGTACGGCGCTGATCTCATTGATGTAGGTGGAGAATCCACAAGGCCTGGAGCACAGTATATTGCTGCAGAGGAGGAGCTAGAAAGAGTGATTCCTGTTATTGAAGCTCTTGCTAGTCGCTTCGATGTGCCCTTATCCATCGATACGTACAAAGCAGATGTGGCCGAACAAGCTCTACAAGCCGGTGCTCATATCATTAATGATGTTTGGGGAGCGAAGGCAGATCCGCATATGGCTTCCGTAGCTGCCAAAACGAAGGCACCTATTATTCTAATGCATAACAGGAAGGAAAGAGATTACACAAACCTAATGGATGACATAATTGTGGATATGGAGCAAAGCATCCTAATCTCATTGAAGGCTGGAGTACAGGCCAGTCAGATCATTCTTGATCCGGGGATAGGTTTTGCTAAAACGTGGCAGGACAACCTTGTAGTGATGAATCATTTGGAGCGGCTTATCCAGTTAGGCTATCCTGTTTTATTAGGAACGTCGAGAAAGTCGATGATCGGTAAAATATTGGACTTGCCTGCAGAAGAACGAGTTGAGGGTACCATAGCTACTGTATGTTTGGGCATAACAAAAGGCTGCCATATTGTTCGTGTTCATGATGTTAAAGAGGTAACCAGGGCGGTCAAGGTGATGGATGCCATGTTAGGGAAGGGGATTGTGTTGCAGCATGGATAAAATACAGCTGAAGAATATGGAATTTTACGCGTATCACGGGGTGCTGCCTGAAGAGAACAGGCTGGGACAAAGCTTTAAGGTAGACATGGAGCTGTTTTTGAATTTAGCTCCAGCAGGCCAAACTGATGATCTAACGCTTTCTATTAATTATGCAGAGGCTTATAAGCTAGTGAAAAGAATTGTAGAAGAAGAGCAGTACAAGCTAATTGAGGCACTAGCCGAACGAATAGCTCAAGATGCTTTAGATACATGGACCCAATTGGAGGAGGTTTTGGTTAAACTGGTTAAGCCAAACCCACCAATAGCAGGACATTACGATTATGTGGCCGTGGAAATAAGGAGAAAACGATCATGAAGCACGAGTTTTACCTCTCCTTGGGATCTAATATGGGGGAGAGGGGAGCTTACATCTCTCAAGCTTTAGAGCTTCTAGAAATGCAGAAGGAGACGCTTAAATTATGTAAGGTTTCATCCTTTTACGAAACAGATCCAGTGGGTTACTTAGATCAAGGGGCTTTTTTAAATATAGCTGTTTATGGTAAGACTAGCCTGCAACCTTTAGAGCTTCTAGCTCACACACAATCTATAGAAAACACCTTAGGCCGTTTAAGGAGCGTTCGCTGGGGACCGCGGGTTA from Bacillus horti encodes:
- the folP gene encoding dihydropteroate synthase; translated protein: MQTSKISVGRHIMDMDARTYIMGILNATPDSFSDGGNFMQVDRAIDHVAEMIEYGADLIDVGGESTRPGAQYIAAEEELERVIPVIEALASRFDVPLSIDTYKADVAEQALQAGAHIINDVWGAKADPHMASVAAKTKAPIILMHNRKERDYTNLMDDIIVDMEQSILISLKAGVQASQIILDPGIGFAKTWQDNLVVMNHLERLIQLGYPVLLGTSRKSMIGKILDLPAEERVEGTIATVCLGITKGCHIVRVHDVKEVTRAVKVMDAMLGKGIVLQHG
- the folK gene encoding 2-amino-4-hydroxy-6-hydroxymethyldihydropteridine diphosphokinase; translation: MKHEFYLSLGSNMGERGAYISQALELLEMQKETLKLCKVSSFYETDPVGYLDQGAFLNIAVYGKTSLQPLELLAHTQSIENTLGRLRSVRWGPRVIDIDILLYNSIRMRTDDLVLPHPRMTERTFVLVPLVEIAPELRLPDDHYTIGERIQQVGKEGVRLWKTN
- the pabC gene encoding aminodeoxychorismate lyase produces the protein MYVYLNHELTAEENAKISIFDHGYLYGIGLFETFRTYRGKPFLLEEHMQRLAFACQEIGLEWKQDLPRLRAEITDLLTQNGLEDGYFRYNVAAGAYPIGLPSAPYQSLTEALFVKALPEPSGEKVLTTLSLRRNTPEGSIRFKSHHYMNNILAKQETPLGAEGVFLTKEGYVAEGLVSNLFFVREDELYTPALETGILNGITREFVVELADEWHIPVHEGFFSLEFAQQADQVFVTNSIQEIVPVTRWDHIEYAPHGKGSVGEKLREHYKQSTLQR
- a CDS encoding anthranilate synthase component I family protein, translating into MEGLFKPTLQCIQALNIDEFHSFTLMYPLEMSHDLWFPLYQEIKQQETHHMILESGRAGRYSVIGYRPVTHIVGKDGKLTYNELSKQGTVVSTKQEEGELLDLLKAYTEGKKAYHFGEEGEISAGLFGYYSYDLVREIEELPKQSTDDLHTPDVNLMEFEQLIVFDHTENQHWLLLSQELQELGSDQGEVALQQTYEKAQNKLLQWNEELQSWIAQYENKKQNVKHEKSEEVDSQGVSYKGLSEVSAELPPLVPSLEEPAFVQAVEKIQQYIAAGDVFQVNLSVRQARPLYGEPLDIYRHLRQINPSPYMGYLHFPEQQVICGSPEQLIKLSGQKLSTRPIAGTRPRGGDREQDLKLAHELIHHPKERAEHVMLVDLERNDLGKVAAFGTVHVDEFMVIEEYSHVMHIVSNVQGELAPEYDAFDVIRAVFPGGTITGAPKVRTMEIIEELEPVRRGVYTGAIGWISFAGAMELNITIRTMLVQQEQVYVQAGAGIVIDSVPQNEYQESLNKAKALWKAYELSVTEWKQSEQSHKLEKSTEETSLQV
- the pabA gene encoding aminodeoxychorismate/anthranilate synthase component II; the encoded protein is MIVMIDNYDSFTYNLVQYLGELGQELRVFRNDKITIAELEELQPEYLMISPGPCTPDEAGISLDVIKHFAGKIPILGVCLGHQAIGQVFGGKVVRAEKLMHGKTSPVYHDEKTVFFELPSPYEATRYHSLLVEKSSLPDCLEITAWTEEGEIMGLRHKQLPIEGVQFHPESIITEHGKQLLQNFIQTYSSAPSV
- the folB gene encoding dihydroneopterin aldolase, which produces MDKIQLKNMEFYAYHGVLPEENRLGQSFKVDMELFLNLAPAGQTDDLTLSINYAEAYKLVKRIVEEEQYKLIEALAERIAQDALDTWTQLEEVLVKLVKPNPPIAGHYDYVAVEIRRKRS